One Nicotiana tomentosiformis chromosome 4, ASM39032v3, whole genome shotgun sequence genomic window carries:
- the LOC138909830 gene encoding uncharacterized protein, with product MRATETEGVELAAYHLKGVAYSWFELWEDSRKEGSPPARWNEFADTFMDHFLPVDTRVACATEFENLKQGSKSVREYHMEYTHMNYGKMVVFGQATKNRNLKNRMEREGTSKARSAGNFGESFGGGGSAFRGGSLGPSQFVAQSSASAPPAGLSQQQGSHFRPNQGSRGPHQQGRSGGRFQ from the exons atgcgtgctactgagacggagggagtggagttggccgcctaccacctgaaaggggtggcctattcttggtttgagctgtgggaggactctcggaaggaggggagccctccagcgaggtggaATGAGTTTGCTGACACTTTCATGGACCATTTCTTGCCAGTCGACACTAGGGTAGCCTGTGCcacagagtttgagaatcttaagcaaggaAGTAAGAGTGTGCGGGAGTATCATATGGAGTACACGC atatgaactatgggaagatggtagtATTTGGTCAAGCTACAAAGAACCGTAacttgaagaatagaatggagcgagagggtaccagcaaggcccggtccgcgggcaactttggggagtcatttggtgggggagggtcagcttttaggggagggtcattagGGCCATCCCAGTttgttgctcagtcttcagccagtgcaccgccaGCAGGGCtcagtcagcagcaggggagtcatTTTAGACCTAATCAAGGaagcaggggaccccaccagcagggccgatcaggagggagattccagtag
- the LOC138909831 gene encoding uncharacterized protein, translated as MSGLQSVEASPDVVTEPEQLPESFSISTPIGESIVAERVYRGCVVTVHSRGTMADLIELGMVDFDVIMGMDWLYSCFPKLDCRTRTMRFEFPNEPVVEWKGDNVKLKGRFISYLKAMNMINKGCINHLVWVMDTDAKAPTLKSVPVVNEFLEVFSDELPGIPPVREIDFGIDVMPGTQPISILPYRMAPVELKELKEQLNDLLEKGFIRPSVSPWGAPVIFVRKKD; from the exons ATGAGTGGTCTTCAGAgtgtagaggcttctccagatgttgtcacag aaccggaacagcttcctgagtcgttctctatatctactccgattggcgagtctattgtggccgaaCGAGTTTATAgaggttgtgttgtcacggtacaTAGTCGGggcaccatggccgatctcattgaattggggatggtcgattttgatgtaattatgggaatggattggctttattcatgttttccCAAACTTGATTGCCGAACTAGGActatgaggtttgaatttccaaatgagccagttgttgagtggaagggggataatgtaaagctaaaaggtaggtttatttcttaccttaaggccatgaaTATGATTAATAAGGGGTGTATCAATCATTTGGTCTGGGTTATGGACACTGATGCTAAGGCACCTACACTCAAGTCTGTGCCAGTGGTGAATgaatttttggaggtcttttctgatgagctccctgggattccgccagtgagggagattgattttgggattgatgtgatgccaggcacgcagccgATATCTATTCTgccctacaggatggcaccagtagaattgaaggagctaaaggaacaattgaatgatttgttagagaagggttttattcgaccgagtgtgtcaccatggggcgcaccggttatctttgtgagaaagaaagattaA